A stretch of the Zerene cesonia ecotype Mississippi chromosome 4, Zerene_cesonia_1.1, whole genome shotgun sequence genome encodes the following:
- the LOC119839775 gene encoding mucin-5AC-like — protein MVLNQSLIKLYKPYHALDNTNNLHTNSSNNNKTLIVLSQHCVEFIDVPSSLKNEVFTNIAESSKLPKLKCSINNDLSNFTNDYVKNLFPKESVSTINPPDFPSTLIISETTDSFLTDANTVATNDPTTIPRESTTEFVTSTIQTELPSTSAITTDITDLPSTVEFTTTSKIMSPTNSVVSTTVDISTDLPSTSTPETADPTITKDPTIATDDLITVTDAYTTDFISTRFPTDYPESTSMNTLETTDFYSTEESTILSTEDLTTMPNESTTEFVSTSTQTEFPSTSMITTAVTDLPSSTDFTKIPTNDYFTITDSVISTTDDINSESLSTSDTTQEITDTTIEKDPTTALDDLTTDFPSSIITETTDYSTTEISTMISPEDLPTTSGASSTEMFSTMTQTELPSIITTDVTELLSTTEYTTTPAFEISTTTDSVISTTDYIATDLPSMSTLEMTHPTITQEPTTMTDAYTTDFISTMIPTDFPPTTSISTSETPDLFPTKQSTIISTEDLPTTPDASTTEFVSTTIQTELPSTSIITTDFPSTTEFITPPTFELSTITDSVVSTTYNISTEWPSTTYSMPETTGTTFIQDSTTTHEPTTTTSTHTTEFVSTLDPTNVPSTPVFTSETTDYDFTEESTINATNNPTTQFNTTVTEYLSTTSCDEFQSTSIITSDVTDLPSTTEFTTLPTIELSTITSSVISTTDNLNTELPSTLEITDTTITQESTTTINDTTTDYFPTEESTITVTDDLTTQSDTTSTESLNPSTQTEFSSTSITTTDITDLFSTTDSSTLPTIEFSTVTDSVVSTTDNVNTEILSTTYSTPETTYTTITQDTTTTTDDPTTTPIMTETEPVSSTIHTEFPSTSIMTTNITDLPSTTEFSTLPTSDISTTTDAVVSTTDNINTELPSTSNTISEITDTTNTQETTISTYDSTTTPGSSTSDFVSTVTTEYPSTVVITSEVTDFSSTSASTTGSIIDTPSTSKLPTDITSPPESLSTLTTIVDSNPTSTTIEINITTENTRYPESTTNEITTVGEIGTSESTTTESPIYDEDSGFWTALNTALVVIPSACVIGLLCFGIYACFISKNVTNTMQNSVAMEDESNIPKLVNLSRSKSIESMV, from the coding sequence GCGTAGAATTTATAGATGTACCATCTTCCCTGAAAAATGAAGTATTTACTAACATAGCAGAATCTTCTAAATTGccgaaattaaaatgtagcaTAAATAATGACTTAAGcaattttacaaatgattatgtaaaaaatctgTTCCCGAAAGAATCTGTCAGTACGATAAATCCACCAGATTTCCCatcaactttaattatttccgAGACTACAGATTCTTTCCTTACTGACGCTAATACAGTAGCAACAAATGATCCTACAACAATTCCAAGGGAATCCACCACAGAATTCGTCACTTCTACAATCCAGACAGAATTGCCATCCACTTCTGCTATTACAACTGATATTACTGATCTTCCTTCAACTGTAGAATTCACCACAACATCAAAAATTATGTCTCCGACTAACTCAGTTGTGTCTACGACTGTTGATATAAGCACTGATTTGCCTTCAACGTCTACGCCAGAAACAGCAGATCCTACAATTACAAAAGACCCTACAATAGCGACAGATGACCTTATAACAGTCACAGATGCATATACAACAGATTTTATCAGTACAAGATTTCCAACAGATTATCCAGAATCAACTTCAATGAATACTTTAGAGACGACAGATTTTTATTCTACGGAAGAGAGTACAATACTATCGACAGAAGATCTTACAACAATGCCCAATGAATCCACAACAGAATTTGTTAGTACTAGTACTCAAACTGAATTTCCATCGACTTCTATGATAACTACTGCCGTTACTGACCTTCCTTCAAGTACGGACTTTACTAAAATACCGACCAATGATTATTTTACGATTACCGACTCAGTGATATCTACGACTGATGATATAAACTCGGAATCACTTTCAACATCTGATACTACACAAGAAATAACAGATACTACAATCGAAAAAGATCCTACAACAGCGCTAGATGACCTTACAACAGATTTTCCATCTTCAATTATTACTGAGACTACAGATTATTCAACTACAGAAATTAGTACTATGATTTCGCCAGAAGATCTTCCAACAACGTCAGGCGCATCCTCAACAGAAATGTTTAGTACTATGACCCAAACTGAATTACCATCTATAATAACTACAGACGTTACTGAGCTTCTTTCTACTACAGAATATACTACAACACCAGCGTTTGAAATTTCCACGACGACTGACTCAGTTATCTCTACAACTGATTATATCGCCACTGATTTGCCTTCAATGTCTACACTAGAAATGACACACCCTACAATTACACAAGAACCTACAACAATGACAGACGCCTATACAACAGATTTCATCAGTACTATGATTCCAACAGATTTTCCACCAACGACTTCAATTAGTACTTCAGAGACACCAGATTTATTCCCTACAAAACAGAGTACAATAATCTCGACAGAAGATCTTCCAACGACGCCCGATGCATCCACAACAGAATTTGTCAGTACTACTATTCAAACTGAATTACCATCGACTTCTATAATTACAACGGACTTTCCTTCCACCACAGAATTTATTACGCCTCCAACATTTGAACTTTCTACGATAACCGATTCAGTGGTGTCTACCACTTATAATATCAGCACTGAGTGGCCATCAACAACTTATTCTATGCCAGAAACAACAGGAACTACATTTATACAAGACTCAACAACAACACATGAACCTACAACAACAACGAGCACACACACAACAGAATTTGTAAGTACGCTTGATCCAACAAATGTTCCATCGACTCCTGTTTTTACTTCAGAGACTACAGATTATGACTTTACAGAAGAGAGTACAATTAACGCGACAAATAACCCTACCACACAATTTAATACAACTGTGACGGAATATTTAAGTACTACTTCATGTGATGAATTTCAATCCACTTCTATAATTACGTCAGATGTTACTGATCTTCCTTCCACAACTGAATTTACTACACTACCAACGATTGAACTTTCTACGATAACCAGCTCAGTTATCTCTACGACTGATAATTTAAACACTGAATTACCTTCAACACTAGAAATAACAGATACTACAATAACACAAGAATCCACGACAACAATAAATGACACTACAACAGACTATTTCCCCACGGAAGAAAGTACAATAACAGTGACAGATGATCTTACAACACAATCAGATACAACCTCGACGGAATCTTTAAATCCTAGCACTCAAACCGAATTTTCATCGACTTCTATAACTACTACTGACATAACTGACCTGTTTTCCACTACAGATTCTTCTACACTACCAACGATTGAATTTTCTACGGTAACTGACTCAGTTGTATCTACCACTGATAATGTCAATACTGAGATACTATCCACAACTTATTCCACACCGGAAACAACATATACTACAATAACGCAAgatacaacaacaacaacagatGATCCTACAACAACGCCAATTATGACCGAGACGGAACCTGTAAGTTCTACAATTCACACTGAATTTCCATCAACTTCTATAATGACTACTAACATAACTGACCTTCCTTCAACTACAGAATTTTCTACATTACCAACGTCTGATATTTCTACGACAACAGATGCAGTGGTTTCTACCACTGATAATATTAACACTGAGTTGCCTTCAACTTCAAATACTATCTCAGAAATAACAGacacaacaaacacacaagaAACTACAATATCGACATATGATTCTACAACTACGCCCGGTTCTTCCACATCAGACTTTGTTAGTACAGTTACAACTGAATATCCTTCCACTGTTGTTATTACGTCAGAAGTTACTGACTTTTCATCAACTTCAGCATCTACTACAGGTTCAATAATTGACACACCTTCGACCTCTAAATTACCGACAGATATTACAAGTCCTCCTGAATCGCTATCAACTCTCACAACAATCGTTGATTCAAACCCTACGTCAACTactatagaaataaacattacaacaGAAAATACTAGGTATCCAGAGTCGACAACGAATGAAATAACAACTGTAGGAGAAATTGGGACATCAGAGTCAACCACAACAGAAAGTCCAATATATGACGAAGACTCTGGTTTTTGGACTGCATTGAACACAGCCTTGGTTGTAATTCCATCTGCTTGTGTAATAGGACTCTTATGTTTTGGAATATATGCTTGCTTTATATCGAAAAATGTGACAAATACAATGCAAAATTCTGTTGCAATGGAAGATGAAAGCAATATCCCGAAACTAGTAAATTTGTCCAGATCTAAGAGCATTGAATCTATGGTTTAA